Genomic segment of Pseudochaenichthys georgianus unplaced genomic scaffold, fPseGeo1.2 scaffold_430_arrow_ctg1, whole genome shotgun sequence:
tgaaactgtttcaacctgtcacctgtcgaGACggggcagtgcattgaatcgcgtgactggaccgcgaaccagtcaagtgattcattcaggaaatgaagcagttgctgcttcggacgtcacatgtcacgtgatttgaagcaagcttcgaaagcactgcttctatggaataggaagcccagggttgaagctccgttcgaagcttcagtgtcaaactgccatcactagtgAGATCCCTGTGGTTAGTGACGGTGTGCACATGTTCGGCAGAATTGAGGCTGTGAATCTTTGTGTCATATGTTTATGaggtaataaatgcccacaccgggttgtattttggacattctgcctctgtctccttacttggtcgggccgctcaattgtcagcttcacagtattttttcaaaattcagaaaatgatAAACACAAACAGAGGAAGTTCAGTCAGTGAACTGACCTGAGAGCCTCGAGTCTGCAGTTTGGACTCTTTAGTCCAGAACTCAGCAGCTCCACTCCTGAATCCTTCAGATCGTTGAAACTcaggtccagatctctcagatggGAGGGGTCAGACTTTAGAGCTGAGGCCACGACTTCATAGTGAGTCTCTGAGAGTTCACACTGAGCAAGTCTATAATAACACATATATTACAACATGTGTTAAAAAAGAGGAAACATAATGACCTCAagcatttgatgaaaacattttttgACATATGTTCTGATTGAGATTTGCTGTTAGTCcattttatatataataatatgatAATAGAGTGTAATGTGTTGTCAGTGTGATCTGATCACAGGTCTGTGCTCCTGCTGTCACTGACTGTTACCAAGGAAACAGAAATTAAATTAATCACTTGACAATATTAGAGATGTACATATTTAAATGTTGATTAATATTTAGATGTGAATGATGGATGTTTTGGCTTCTCTGAGCATCTGGAAATGTAttgtgcacacaaacacagttAACAAACCAATAAAGTTTCAATATTCTAAACTGAATACCATCAGATGTTCTCACTATAAGAGTATTAAGACATAACTCTGGTATTGGTGGGATATGATATAGATCTTATTTTAAACTCTAAAACATTGTGATAACAACGTGTGTGTTTAATGATAAAGAAACTACTAGAAAGTAATAATAACTGCTAACTGTAAGTCCTGCTGTGTGGTGTGATCACATGCTGAGAAAGCTCTAAAGTCCTTCATGTGTTTGACATGTCGCCTCCATCACTCAATATGAAGAGAGAAACGCTTCAGTTTAactattattataaataaatagaAGAACAGTGTTGGTTTATTTTGCTCTCAGTATTTAAACAGCAGAAATGTTATAGTgtttattttaataattaaacttCTGATCCACATTAGTTTATAAAGTTAATCACATCTGGACTTACTTGAACTTCCTGCAGTTCCTCACAGCTGGAATCAGTCTCCGTTTCCCCTCATCTGATGTGTTGTACTTCTCCAGGTCCAACTCATCCAGAACCTCCTCTGACATCTGCAGCATGTAGGCCAGAGCAGAGCAGTGGATCTCAGAGAGTTCCATCTCTGATCTGTTCCCTGACTTCAGGAACTCTGTGATCTCCTGATGTACTGAGAGGTCCTTCATCTCTGTCAGACAGTGGAAGATGTTGATCATCCTGTCAGGAGAGATTTTATCACTGCTCATCTCCTTCAGGTTGCTGATGGCTCTCTGGATGATGTCTGGACTGTTGTCTGTGCGACCCAGCAGGCCTCCTAACAGTCTCTGGTTGGACTCCAGAGAGAGGCCGTGGAGAAAGCGGACAAACAGGTCCAGGTGGCCATTTTTACTTCTGAGGGATTTCTCCATGGCTCCCTTTAGGAAGACATCCAGGGATGGGTAATCATGATATCTGTTATACCTGTTCTCATAGGGCTTCAGTACCGCTGTGTCTCTGTTGGTGTTACAGTGCAGCAtgtagactgcagccagaaactCCTGAATGCTCAGATGAACAAAGCAGTAGACTGTTTTCTGGAAGATCACACTCTCTCTTTTGAAGATCTCTGTACAAACTCCTGAGTGCACCAAGGCCTCGGTGACATCAAGGCCACAGCGCTGCAGGTCTTCTTGGTAGAACATGATGTCTCCTTTCTCCAGATGTTCGAACGCCAGCCTCCCCAGCTTCAGAAGAAGCTCCCTGTCAGCCTCTGTCAGCTGCTGTGGACTCGTTTCATGTCCCTCTTCATACTTCTGCTTCTTCCTCTTGGTCTGGACCAGCAGGAAGTGTGAGTACATGTCAGTGAGGGTCTGGGGAAGCTCTCCTCTCTGGTCTGTAGTCAACATGTGGTCCAGAACTGCAGCAGTGATCCAGCAGAAGACTGGGATCATACACATGATGTGGAGGCTCCTGGAGCTCTTGATGTGAGAGATGATTCTGCTGGACAGGTCTTCATCACTCGATCTCCTCCTGAAGTACTCCTCCTTCTGGGCGTCAGTGAACCCTCGTACTTCTGTCACCCTGTCCACACACTCAGGAGGGATCTGATTGGCCGCTGCAGGTCTGGAAGTTATCCAGACGAGAGCCGAGGGAAGCAGCTTCCCCCTGATGAGATTTGTCAGCAGCACGTTGACTGAGGACTTCTGAGAGACATCAGACACAATCTCACTGTTTCTGAAGTCCAGAGAAAGTCTGCTTTCATCCAGGCCGTCAAAGATGAGCAGCACTTTGCAGACAGCCAGCTGCTCGGCTGTGACCTTCTGTAAGGTTGGGTGGAAAACATGGAGCAGCCTGAGAAGACTGTACTGCTCAGCTTTGATCAGGTTCAGCTCCCTGAAGGAGAGCGGGATCACCAGACTGACATCTTGGTTTCCCAAACCCTCGGCCCAGTCCAGAGTGAACTTCTGCACTGAGAAGGTTTTTCCAACTCCAGCCACTCCATTGGTCAGCACCGCTCTGATGGGAGTCTGTTGGTCCGGTAAGGCTTTAAAGATGTCCTGGCACTTGATTGGAGTGTCATGGAGGGGCTTCTTCGTGGAAGCTGTCTCCAGCTGCCTCACCTCATGTTGGGTATTAACCTCTTCACGCTGGCCTTGTGTGATGTAGAGCTCAGTGAAGATGCTGTTGAGGAGGGTTTCACTTTGATCAGTTCCTTCAGTCACACGTTCACATCTCCTCCTCAGACTGAGCCTATGTTCATCTAAAACCTCCTGCAGACCACATTCTGCTGGAAGAGAAGGGAACAGGAGAGAATCAGAAAATGCTTTTGAGAATATAACAATAAAACTAGTGGTGCAcaatcggtccgatattaggaattatgacgtcatcccgataaatgTATTagtagccccgataatatacaatatattttttgggtaaaaaaaaagaaaagatcctgcggtgtgggtggattgggatgaggggcgcttgtttttcactcggctcctcccgttttgccagtagtgtggtttaggaagaggggagtttttcacaaatccagcgctccctaacttgtgcctggctgtgacgtaaatggcgtgcggccgtgaagccaggacagtaaacaaacatgtcgtcggtagtatgggactatttcaaagtttcagagttagatagttcgcttgctatttgtattaacaaatgcagaagttccacgaggagggaagaaggcaacgagctataatacttccaacctgatcagtcacctgaaacatcgccatggctacgatggtgtgttaaaagcgtacgaagacgcttgcgctgctaaactagcggcgaatccaaagccagctgcaaaggcatcggggcttttacctatcgacgaggcttttgaaaaagtttgccagatttgtttggggaaataaatatggtcactttgaagagtcaaaactgttcttggctttgttttgttcatagtagtaatgctcatgtcatttgctcactactagtctcttttttaccaccaggtgtgcaacaactacaggtacatttaatatatattatattattatcggttatcggtatcggtcttgagaagcaggaagttatcagtatcggtttcaaaaaaccgatatcgtgcatccctaaataAAACCTATAAAAACAGACtgagtttaaatgttttataaaCATTTTAATGTCTATGTTCTTCAACAGaacctaataaaaaaaacaaatgaaccAGGAAGAGGAATAAGACGCTGCATGAGTTCGGCCTCTTACCTCGTACAGAGCTGCTCTGACTGGCTGTCTGCAGGCCAGCTCTGGTTCTGGATCTTTCTCCACACTGGGGACAGGAGGGGTCTCCTGATGGAGGGCGCTGCTCCCAGTATGAGGTGATGCACTGTCTGCAGAACCAGTGTCCACAGCTGGTAGAGACTGGATCCTTCAGGACGTCCTGACACAGAGCACAGCCGGACAGCTGCTCCTCCACAGGAACACCACtcttcctcttctctctgtggagAGGAACACATCCTTTATAGCACTTTGCTTCAGATGGGCTGATTCTCCCCAAAGGTACAACAAGGGGGAACATTCTAGTTTGATCTTTAAAAAAAGGTCTATATAATATATACCCTTGTGATCAGGAAGATAGCTTACAATTCACATAATCATAAAACCAGAGAGCATCCTGTCTGGATTCATGACCCAGAGGAGCAACTGTTCCCTGTATCTACACACACAGCTGTATTAACCTGGTACACTATAAACCCAACTTGCATAGAATCTGCTGTGAATTAAaagaaataaaccaacccagtctcacggcatttcgtgttatagtcacgacatttaatctattgtttcgtgttcaccagcacgatttcccccttattttcgtgtcacacagagcgattttaaaagcaatgtatttctattggtagtatgtttcgtgcctgcagcacgtctttttgtccattCGGGTCTtgcaagaccggaagctgtgtggttcataaaaacatgttcttactcaatatcaagccacgattattgtttttattttaaatcgtataatgtcggactttttttgtcgtctgtgaggaaaagaaatgggcctcagaatactgaaatctgtatttttttttaaatctttttttccttctaatttgttattcttttctaaataacacactgttatttactcaacaatagcacacaattatccttgtttttatttatttgtttaattccataatctctgtcttttttggcgtccgtcaggaactgaatttcaaaataaaaagaaccggaaacagatgtaggcctataagggaaatttcgagcatcattgcgatacacaggGCCCTTcgcacttcggttaaatggattccttgcgtccctcacttgcgtcatTTCTTtgtgactagtccctcccaccagggaagcatggagagacgcaaggaaaccacgagaagcagggaaatgagttttaagagcaatgggacgtcctttcctccggagcgtcacgtgaagcgacgtccgtttgtgatgacgctgcacagctgatcgtctgacagcagctctgtccccgttatttccacacacacccccgcctctgttagttcacatttactgacacaaacatttgtatcatctgttgtagacccaaatacattaaattaaataagaactaattctcaaaaaagataaacgccattcttaaaatgtataaacgaaaaatgcgatcatgaaaatgtttccaataaatgacgaaaattatttttgacaacgttgttgttcagatatatcacatatttgtaactaaatgatacattaattgaaacaaaacacggtataaactgaggagtgagtctcgtgaggttcatgtattttcttcactccgctgggaaactgctctcatgtcaagaagtatcagatcagtgcatgcgctgcatcgtccaatcagtgagcgatacacagtaagggggcggggcgagtgtctgaggatatTCAtcggtggttcctcggttatagctcctccattatcgctccttggtcctccggcaaaaataaggccattgggacgttACTCAAGATGgcacagacaaatcaacttccggtgagaccgaggagcgaggaaatcaaaaataagagaagtgagaagggccctaagaactggatacagcgtgggaggcggggcctcattcattcctatgagagttgctcattagcgcatgatgataaaatggcccaacttttgataGAGCGAAAcatcacagattacccagcatgcctgagaagtacccgtatgtgcgctcatagcgcatgcgcaactttaaccaaaatgctcgttcacatcaagcacgtcaatttgtgtatacacgtaacagcaccgcacgttgatgacagcatggtaatgatttgttattatgatggatttgatattaacgaggcggcagttagcagctagcggctagctagtcattatgctaatgtaacatcaatcgttatgtacttatattacgctgtaacaggatctagtgatatcgaagcaacagagcttcatttcactgtaaaaaaaCGGTCAAAGTACTGGTAGCAGcggctgccaaacaaaaacccttaaattaaagtaaaatactttaactgaaataaagtgaaTAAGCCATTTATTTATGGGAATTGCCCTTAAACATTTTACAGGAAAACACTGTAATTTTACAGATTTATCCtctctttttacagtcaataacctttaataaaagtacagcactaaaacttctacgggcaaaaaacccgtaaaaaaacggtcaaatgactggcagcagcggctgccaaacaaaaaccataaaattaaagtaaaaatacattaactgaaataaagtgcaaaaggaattagtatacagaaattgtccttaaagattttagaggaaactttcctctcttttcaaaatccattatcttaaaatgttacattaaaataccttaaataaagttctgatgagaaaaacagtttacatttgttttattagggggggggggccttgttgaggtggcgagaggttttggtcctgatggagagaggttctggtcctgatgaagAGAGGTGTtgatcctgatggagagaggttctggtcctgatggatagAGGTGTTGATCCTGATgtggagaggttttggtcctgatggagagaggtgttggtcctgatggagagaggttttggtcctgatggagagaggttctggtcctgatggagagatgttctggtcctgatggagagaggttctgctCCTGATGGAGagtggtgttggtcctgatggagagaggttctggtcctgatggagagaggtgttggtcctgatggagagaggttctggtcctgatggagagaggtgttgatcctgatggagagaggtgttggtcctgatggagagaggttc
This window contains:
- the LOC117442446 gene encoding protein NLRC3-like, which translates into the protein MSGFKDEEEDKSQVSSCLSLKSDWSMGRPPNFSNEPGPSDTKKSGVPVEEQLSGCALCQDVLKDPVSTSCGHWFCRQCITSYWEQRPPSGDPSCPQCGERSRTRAECGLQEVLDEHRLSLRRRCERVTEGTDQSETLLNSIFTELYITQGQREEVNTQHEVRQLETASTKKPLHDTPIKCQDIFKALPDQQTPIRAVLTNGVAGVGKTFSVQKFTLDWAEGLGNQDVSLVIPLSFRELNLIKAEQYSLLRLLHVFHPTLQKVTAEQLAVCKVLLIFDGLDESRLSLDFRNSEIVSDVSQKSSVNVLLTNLIRGKLLPSALVWITSRPAAANQIPPECVDRVTEVRGFTDAQKEEYFRRRSSDEDLSSRIISHIKSSRSLHIMCMIPVFCWITAAVLDHMLTTDQRGELPQTLTDMYSHFLLVQTKRKKQKYEEGHETSPQQLTEADRELLLKLGRLAFEHLEKGDIMFYQEDLQRCGLDVTEALVHSGVCTEIFKRESVIFQKTVYCFVHLSIQEFLAAVYMLHCNTNRDTAVLKPYENRYNRYHDYPSLDVFLKGAMEKSLRSKNGHLDLFVRFLHGLSLESNQRLLGGLLGRTDNSPDIIQRAISNLKEMSSDKISPDRMINIFHCLTEMKDLSVHQEITEFLKSGNRSEMELSEIHCSALAYMLQMSEEVLDELDLEKYNTSDEGKRRLIPAVRNCRKFKLAQCELSETHYEVVASALKSDPSHLRDLDLSFNDLKDSGVELLSSGLKSPNCRLEALRSVH